The nucleotide sequence TTCTGATTCCCCGACTTATTGACAACCACAATCCCCATGGTCATTGTAGCCAGAAGAAGATCTGCATGTATCGCTTTCGCCAATCCAACACAAAAAATAATCAGCGAAAATATAATCACCACCCATTGTCCCTCACCTTCTACCTTGAAAAACTTCGCAATCGGATCAATGAAAAGCGCAACCACAATCCCGATAAGAATGGCGATCACTATTTCATAGAGACCATTTAGCGCAGGATTTCCAAACAATCCGGCTTCGCCCCCCGCAAAGAAGAAAATTACGGTAATCGTAAGGCTGAACATCAACACACCGAGTACGTCATCAAGCGCCGCTACACCCAGAATCGTATCCGATACTTTCCCTTTGGCTTTATATTGGTGCATCACGGCAAAGGTTGCCGCTGGCTCTGTGGGAATGGCCACCGCGCCCAGCAGAAGAGCCAGCATCAGAAGTGCAGTGGTATCGAAAGGGAGCGATGATGGAAAAACCAGCCCAATCCCCAAAACACCACCGGCAACCAAAAACAAAGGAACCATGCTTGCCATCATGGTGATGCTGATAATTTCCTTTTCATGTTTTTTCACTTTGGACCATCGCAGTGCTCCCCCTACCTCAAATGTGATGAAAGCCAGGCACACTTCCATGAGTGGAAAGGTTCTCTCCATAATGTCTGCCGGAACAAAATCGAAGGTATTTGGGCTGAAAAGGATCCCTGTGGCAATGTACCCGATGATCCTGGGTAAGCCCATTTTGTCAAAAGCCCATCCGGCGGTGTACCCAATGATAAGAATCAAGCCAATTGTGAGCAGAATATTCAATGTGTATCCCTCATTTGAATGAGCTGATGATTTAGTTTTATCAGGCCAAATAACCTGAATTCGTCATCAGCTTAAGCACTCTCACGTTCCGATTCATGAAATATACCAAATTCATGCACTACCCTTCTGCTAAGCTATGTAAGCTACAAAATGCTCCTGTAGTTTGGATCATTCTGAAGAAAAGAAAGTACTTCGAAGGACACTGAAAACGCATTACTTACCCATATTTTTCTTTGAGAAGAGACCGCAGCAATTGTGCCTGCCGAAATGATAACCATATAACGCCTGTTTAAAACTCCCACCGGAGCATCACATTCACATTGCGGCCGGGCATGGGGGCGTTGCGGTTTTCAACGCGGCTGAGGTGGTCGCGGTAGCGCTCGTTGAGCAGGTTGTCGAGGCGCATGCTGAGGGTAACTCCGTGGCCAAGCCGGTAGCCGGCATCTGCACCGATCAGTACATAGCCATCTGTCGGACGTTCATTTGGTGCGACACGGTCCTGCCGGCTCACAATCCGTACGCGCGGACCCGCATGCCATTTTCCCTGTTCGGCCCTGAGGGAAGCGTAAACCCGGAACGGGGGAATAAAGGTAAGATCGTTGCGGTTGCCGGTATACTCGTACCCGCGCACATAATCGGCTCCCGCTTCCGCCGACAATGTCCGGCTAAGCCTGAGGCCTGCCATTATCTCGAAACCATAAAGGATTGCATCTTTGGATCCATACTCGAAAATCGGAAGTCCGGAGGGTTGATGTGTCTCACCCGTGGGAAAGAAATCAACGTAGTTGCTGATTCGATTGGCAAAAAGAGAGATCTGCCAGCTGATCCGCTCGCCGCTGTAGTCTGCAAAGGCATCCGCACCCAGGCTGATTTCATTTTGCAGATTCGGGTTGCCGCGATCGAACGATCCGGCCGCCGCATGCGGGGCGAAGGAGTAGAGCTCCTCGATGGTAGGCGTGCGATAGGCTCGCGCCACCTGGAATCCGGTCGTAAAACGGTCACTTCGTGAGTAGTTCAGCCCCACTGCACCGGAAAAGATCAAGTCGGTTCGGTCTTCGAATATGGATGCATCCCTGAACAGTTCATTGGTTTTCACGCGCGTATCTTTCCACTCCATACGCAGTCCGGTTTTCATGGAGAGTGCATCGGTAAGCCCGATCTCCTCATAGATAAAGCCCGCCAGAAACGTACCCGCTGCATTGGGAGTGAGTGCATCCCCTCCCCCAAGCTGCAGGGCCGACCGGTTAAAACTCAGCCCCAGGGCTCCCTCGAATGGGCCGGTTTTGCGATGGCGCAGGAGAAGGGAGCTGCTCAGCGTCTGCTGGGCAAAGGTTATCGCCACAAACTCCTCCACAGTGCCCTGCGGAACCCTGCTGATCTCCACTTCGTCGTGACTGTAGTCGCTGTAGTGCATACGCAGTTCCGCATGCTCAAAAAAGCGGTCCATATCCATGGTTGATATGCTCTGGATGTTGAGACGGTTCATGCGGATTTCGATCGACTCGTTCAGATCATCAATCATTTCCGGCAGACCATAATCAAAGTTCATACCGGTGATAGAGAGGCCCGTCTCCACGGGGCCTAATCGATATCCCAGCCCGCCTCCAAAGCTGAGGTTTCGAAGCGCCGTATCGGGAAGCGTACCATCCGGCGTGGTGAGATCACCGCCGTTTCGGTAGATCATGCGTCCGGTCACCGCAAACCGGTCGGTTCCGTAGCGCGTGCTTACGAGTCCTGCCCCCATGCTGTTCATGCTGGAAACGTGGGAGGCAAGCGCCGAACGGGAACCGGGATCCCACTCACGCGGCATATCGGCGCTAAATAGATTCACCACCCCGCCAATGGCGCCGGAACCATACATCAGGCTTGCAGGGCCGCGCACCACTTCCACGCGGTCCATAGCCAGGGGATCCAGGCCTACGGCATGGTCAACGGCAGTACCCGAGAGGTCGCCCATGCGTTCACCGTTTTGCAATACAAGCACCCGGTCGCCATCAAAACCACGGATAACGGGACGTGCCGGGGCCGAACCGAAGGAGCGGGTAGTCACGCCCGGATTGCCGTCCAGGATCTCTCCCAAGCTGGGCGCAGCACGCTGCTGCAGCTGCTCAGCACTGAGCGACTGTGCCGGCTGGTACTGAACCGAGCGTCCGATCGGGGAGGCGGTTACGATGACATCGTCCGATTGTACCACTGAGGCACGGAGTTCAAAGACAGCTTCTTCTTCCGAAGGATGACTGATCTCCACAATGAGCGGCTCAAAGCCCAAAGAGCGCACTTCTAAGGTCCATTTTCCGTGATCCAGATTTTCCAGTGAAAACCGCCCGCTGTCATCAGCCGATGCGCCTTTTTGCAGAGCTTCAATGAAAACGGTGGCCCCCGGAACAGGCTCTCCGCTTCCGGTTTCCACAACGGTACCTGAAAAGGCTGTTTGTGCATGAGCACTGAACTCGTTAAGATTCAATAGTGTACAAAAAAGTAAAGCGTATAGCGGTTTCATAATCCTTTCTGATGTGAATGAAGCAGTTTGTATACCGGAGGCTGCCGTCCGAATCATGCACAAATTTAAATAATATTTAGCCTAAGCTAAAAATAAAATTTGAAAGACTAACACCTCGGTCTGGATATGAAATATGGCCGAAATAGGTCGCTTAAAGCAGGAAAAAGATAAGTGCGGAGCAGTGAACCCGTTTACGCAGTGTGGCTCTCGACACAGACCTGGCACTCCACCCACTCTTCGCCTGGAATGTGCTCGATGGCTTCCGGGCTGTTGCCCTTCTCAAATGCAGGTTTAAACAGAACATCTCTAAATCGCTTTTAATGATCAATCGCCAGAACAACACGATGATCACGCTGAGTGTCCTGAGTGTCCTGAGTGTCCTGAGTGTCCTGAGTGTATTTTAAAAAACATGTCAAAATAGACCTTTGCTAAAGTGCATCTTTACGATCGAACGACACGTGTCGATTTGTAACGATATATCAGGGCTGCCTTTCTAATCAGTTCATACATTTTTCATTTTACCTCCGAGGCCCTCCTTCAAACGTCGTTTAGCTAATCACTGAGGCAGTACAGGAAGCATGGGGACAAGGGATTGTAGAAATTGGGCAGGCTTACAAGAACAATGAAGATTATCGTGAAGTGGCATCCAACCACGTACGGGAATTCTACGCCTATGGAGATGAAACCATTCTGTTCAAACCTACTCTGGCATCAGAAGATCAGTTCCGTGAAGATTTTGATCAGGCACTGAGTTATTTCGTCGGTACTGAGGGTACGGAGGATGGTGGGTTTGCCATTGCTCCATATACCAATGTGCGATGGGAAAATGAGGGTACGGTTATTGACGAAGATGGAGACATGGCGGTGGCCATGGGCAACTATTTCTTAACCGGAACCGACGGTAGCGAAACCAAAGATGAGTATTCATTTGCCTATATGAAAGATGATGATGGCAACCTGCGAATAATCCTTCATCATAGATCATTACACTACTCTCCAAGCTAATAATTTTCAGATTTACTGTATGATCACATTGGGCGCGGTTCCTTTTTAAAGGCATCGCACCCATTATTACAACATCTGAATAACATCTGAGATCAGAACTTTCGCAACCCGAAAAGTAAAATTCGGTTAATAGATTGAACAATTCGTCGGAAATTGATTCAAATTTGAACGCTGTGCCTTATTTTCGACTTTTAAATTTTGACGTAAATCCTTCAACCAAATCAACTACCTCATGAAGAGTTTATCCATGTTCCTTTTTATGTTTCTTACACCGATGCTTACGCTTTCGGCACAAACGATGGCAGGCGGACAATTCAGCGAGATGCGAGGCTTTGCTCAGGCCGTGGCGGTGTCAGATGGGAATATTTTTATAGGTGAACCCCAGAATGTGCACAGGGCGGGTGTTGTCTATGTGTTTGGCCAAGCTGAGGGTGAATGGATCTCTCAGGCCGAATTGATGGCATCGGGCGGCGAGATTGAAGACCGCTTTGGCACCTCACTCTCGGTTGACGCCAACCGGATTTTTATTGGAGCTCCCGGCCTGAGTGGAAGCGATGGTGCAGCCTACCTGTTTGAAAACGCGGAGGGTTCATGGAGTGAAACGGCACGAATGGCGCTGCCATACGGAGCCAATGGAAGCCGGTTTGGAGAAAGCGTTCTGATTCACGGAGATCACGCATTTGTCGGTGCACCCGGCTACAATGAAGAACTTGGAGCCGTCTTCGTATACCGTCTCGGAGATGAAGGCTGGTCGCAGACGTCAATCATTGCTAGCCCGGATACATCTGCCGAAAGTGGTTTTGGCTCCACACTATCTTTTGACGGTTCAAATCTGGCAATAGCCGCTCCACAACAGGGTGGCGGTGCCGTTTATATCTACAGTGAAGAGGGCAATACGTGGAACGAGAGGACGATGCTCACAAACAATCAACCAGACAGCAGGGCACGATTCGGGTCAGCTATGCTGATGCGCGACTCCCACCTGTTTATCGGCTCACCACGGGAAAATACAGCTTCAGGTGCAGTTTATCACTATCAGAAAGATGAGGAGTCGGGTAACTGGACACAGACAGGGCGCCTGCTTGCATTTGATGCTCAGCCACGATACCAGTTTGGAAGCTCAATTACATGGACAAACAATGGACTCTGGATCGGAGCTCCCAACGCTGACGGAGGCCGCGGACTTGTTTATCAATTCAGCCAAAATGAGGAGGCAGATGGATGGTCTGGTGTTCAGGTAGTGACGCTCCCGGAGAGTTCACCCGGCGACGATTTCGCCGCGACACTGGCTGCCGATAGATCACTTGCCGTAGCAGGCTTGACGGGCGCTGACTACGGTGCAGGTTCGGCCGCAATTCTTCAGCAAAGCGAGAATGGAGAGTGGATTGCACAGAACATCGTGATTGGCACCTCAGATGCGGTACTGCAGCGTGTAACAAACGGCAGAGTTGAATGCCAGGATGGACAGGCCACTCTCTTCGGATGCGATAATGTGGATCTGATCTCATTCCTGCCGGTACATGAAATTGGCGGTAACCGCGGCGTTCGCCTGAACGATATGTGGGGCTGGACAGATCCGTTGACTGATCGCGAATATGCTATCGTTGGGCGCAACGAGGGAACCTCTTTTGTGGATGTAACCGATCCGTACAATCCGGTTTACATCGGCAACCTTCAAATGCCGGAGACGGCCGTTCAGAGCGTGTGGCGCGACATGAAGGTATATAAAGATCATGTGTTTATTGTGGCCGATAATGCCCGCGATCACGGAATGCAGGTGCTGGACCTGGCGCTGTTGCGAGAGTTTAGCGGCGAACCGATCGAATTTGAGGAGACAGCACACTACCGCAATATCCGAAGTGCACACAATATTGTGATCAATGAGGATACGGGCTATGCTTACATCGTAGGCAGCAGCGGCGGGGGCGAAACCTGTGGCGGCGGACTGCACATGGTAAATATTCAAGATCCCGTGAATCCCACTTTTGAGGGTTGCTTTGCCGATGCCACAACAGGACGAAGCGGAACGGGCTACAGCCATGATGCGCAGTGCGTGATTTATGACGGACCGGATGAGGAGCATAAGGGCAAGGAGATCTGCATCGGATCCAACGAGACCGCAATCAGCGTTGCGGACGTGACCGATAAAGATAACCCGATTCCGCTCTCAACGGCCTCTTACCCGGATTACGGTTACGTGCACCAGGGCTGGCTGACCGAAGACCACCGCTACTTTTTTCAAAACGATGAGCTGGATGAGCTGACGGGTGCGGTAGACAGAACCCGGACACTGGTTTGGGATCTTGCCGATCTGGATGATCCACAGTTTGTTCGTGAATTCTTTATCGATACACCTTCATCTGATCACAACCTTTACATCAAGGACAACCTGATGTACCAATCCAATTACGTGAGCGGACTGCAGGTTGTAGATGTCTCGGATCCTGCCAATCCGAAGCATGTGGCTTCATTCGATACCCATCCGTTTACACCAGACAGCCCCGGTTTCTCCGGAACCTGGAGCAATTATCCTTATTTCAAAAGCGGAATCGTTGTTATGACCAGCGGAAGGGAGGGGCTCTTTATCCTGGACGTACAGCCACAGGTAAATCTACCCTAAGCACCGGCAGCTGCAAAAACCGGCTTCGGGACCACGGAGCCGGGCAACCCATAACATTCAACAGATATGAATTCACTCCTGAGTTACTTCAATCTCAACATGGGTCTGCTTAGCGGACTACTGACATCATTTTCGCTGATTATTTTACCGCTGCAGCTCAATGCAGAACCGGCCAATGACAACAATCAGCGTATTTATGCAACCAACCAGGGTAGCGCCAGCGTGACTGTGATTGATGCCGTGACCCTTGAAGTTGTGGAGACTGTGGATCTGAGGGAATTTGGATTCTCAGCGATGGCACGTCCGCATCACGCCATCGCGGAGCCGGACGGGTCGCACTGGTATGTAACGCTGATTGGTGAAAACCGCGTGCTCAGATTCAATCGCGACAATGAGCTGATGGAACAGGCGGAGATTGAAGTACCCGGTCTGATGGCCATGGCTCCGGAATCAGGAAAACTCTTTGTGGGCCGGTCAATGAGCGCAGTGAACCCGCCCCAAAGCTTTACTGAAGTAAATTTTTACGGCATGACCGATCAGGAGGAGGTCGACCTCTTTTTCACCCGCCCTCACGCCATTGCGGTATCCCCCGACGAGGAGTGGATCTACGTTTCAAGCCTCTCTTCCAACCAGATTTTGGCTCGAAACATTATAACCGGCGAGGCCGACCTTATTTCACTTGAGGGCGACACACATGTTTTTATCAATTTTGCCATATCACCGGATGGAAACACAATGATACTTACCGGACAGGTATCCGGGTATGCACTCATTTTCGACCTTTCTGACCCGATGGCACCCCTCCTCACCGATACAGTTGATGTAAACCCGATGCCATGGCACCCCGTCTTTTCACCAGACGGAAAGTTTGTCTACTTTGCGAACAAAGGCAGCAATACCGTAACGGTTCTAAATATGGAAAACCGGACGGTGGATGCGGTAATCGAAGGAAATGGCCTTGCCCAGCCGCATGGCGCCGCACTTTCCTCAGACGGCAAATACCTGTTTGTCACCAGCAATAATTTAAATGGAAGCTACAGGCCCGAAGGTGCATCAGATGATGAAACGGATCTGCCGGGAACCGTTACGGTGATCGACACGGAGAAGCGCGAAATCGTGAAGGTGATTGAAACGGGCAAAAACACAACAGGTATCGGAACCGGAAACTGGTAATTTAAAATTCTGAATCAATCGTTTGAAGGTCGAAGAAGATACGCACTTATTGATGGTATGTCCCATAAGGTTTTGTATGCTCATGATGGCTGCGTTCGTGCTCTTCACGGCATGCCGGTCTGCAGGACCACTTCAAAAAGGTGAGCCAGAAGATCAATTTATAAGAGACGTAACCGCCTACCCGGTATTTAATTCGGAAGGAGACCGGATCTCTTTTCCATTTATGGGTGGCTTCAATGCCCCCCGTCCGCAGTTTACGGACATTGACGGGGATGGCGATACTGATCTCTTTGTGCAGGAGAACACAGACGAGGTGATCTTTTTTGAATATGCTGAAACTGAAGAAGGATTCCCATTGGTCTGGAGGAGTGACGAGTTTTTGGATCTGAGTGTTGGAGAGTGGTTTCGGTTTGTGGACCTGGATCAGGATGGAGACCCAGACTTATTGGCCGAGCAGCCCTACAGCTACATTCGGTACTATCGAAATGAGGGTACAGCGAAAAATCCCGTCTTCGTGCCTGCGCGCGATTCTCTCCGTGATGTAAACGGCGAACCGATCTTTTCCGACCGGCAAAATATTCCCAATGTTACCGATATCGACTGTGATGGTTTTCTGGACCTCTTTATAGGCCGTCTTGACGGTACGCTGACCCGGTATGAATCGATCGGACTGGATGATGAGGGAGTGCCGCAATTTGAACTTGTGACCGACCGGTTTGAGAACATTGAGATCGTACAACAGTTCGGCACCATGCACGGAGCCAACAGCATGGCGTTTCAGGACATCGATGGAGACGGCGACCAGGATCTGTTTTGGGGCGATTTTTTTGAGCCCAGCATCTTGCTGCTCGAAAATGAGGGCAGCTGCGGAGATCCGAGATTTCAGAACGAGCCGCGTCCGTTTCCGATCGGTAATCCTGCCAGCACCAGCGGCTACAATGCCCCCACTCTCACCGACTGGGATAACGACGGTGATACCGATCTCTTCCTGGGCGTGCTTGGCGGGGCCTACAACGCCATTGAAACCACGGCCGAGAATTTTCTCTTTTTTGAACAGGAAAACGGTGATTTCACACTTCAAAGTGAACAATTTCTCACAATGATCGACATCGGGGAGGAGTCGATCCCCGCAGCCGGAGACATCGATGGAGACGGGGATATCGACATCCTGCTGGCAAACAAGATTGACCCCTCGGACCGGCGCTCCTCTTATGTTTACATTCTCGAAAACCGCGGCACGGCTGCCGCACCCGAATTTCATCTGGCCGGTACACTCAACTTTCCGGACGCCTACCACTACGCCCCGGCACTGGCCGACATGGACGGAGACGGACTGGACGATCTCATTTTAGGCAACTGGAAAGGTAATATCGCGCTTTACCGCAACAACGGCTCGGGATTTGATCTGGCACAGGAAACACTCGCTGAGCTTCCAAGGGGAAGCAACGCCGTTCCGGTGACTGCAGATATTGATGCGGACGGAGATTTGGACCTGCTAGTGGGCGAATCGGGAGGAGGTTTACTCTTTTTCCGAAATACCGGAACACCTGAAAACCCCGGGTTTGTACTGGAGCAAGACGCCTTTTCAAACGTAGAAGTAACGCACCGTAGCGCACCTTCCCTTTATGATATTGATGCTGACGGCGACCTGGACCTGTTTCTTGGTTCCAAGCAGGAGGGTGTTCAATTCTACCGAAATACCGGTAATCCGCAGGAAGCCGTTTTTCAAAAAGAGCCACTGCCCTTTCAT is from Rhodohalobacter mucosus and encodes:
- a CDS encoding cation:proton antiporter, whose protein sequence is MNILLTIGLILIIGYTAGWAFDKMGLPRIIGYIATGILFSPNTFDFVPADIMERTFPLMEVCLAFITFEVGGALRWSKVKKHEKEIISITMMASMVPLFLVAGGVLGIGLVFPSSLPFDTTALLMLALLLGAVAIPTEPAATFAVMHQYKAKGKVSDTILGVAALDDVLGVLMFSLTITVIFFFAGGEAGLFGNPALNGLYEIVIAILIGIVVALFIDPIAKFFKVEGEGQWVVIIFSLIIFCVGLAKAIHADLLLATMTMGIVVVNKSGNQKVIFEIIERYTEDLIFLFFFLLSGMQLNISTIPQATLLIVLFVILRTVAKFLGAGLGAKIVSAKPAIQKYTAGGLLPQGGIVIGLVLSIYQQDTFTAISDLLLAVIMGAVVIHELLGPVAAKYSLIKAGEIDPEKTEIS
- a CDS encoding TonB-dependent receptor — encoded protein: MKPLYALLFCTLLNLNEFSAHAQTAFSGTVVETGSGEPVPGATVFIEALQKGASADDSGRFSLENLDHGKWTLEVRSLGFEPLIVEISHPSEEEAVFELRASVVQSDDVIVTASPIGRSVQYQPAQSLSAEQLQQRAAPSLGEILDGNPGVTTRSFGSAPARPVIRGFDGDRVLVLQNGERMGDLSGTAVDHAVGLDPLAMDRVEVVRGPASLMYGSGAIGGVVNLFSADMPREWDPGSRSALASHVSSMNSMGAGLVSTRYGTDRFAVTGRMIYRNGGDLTTPDGTLPDTALRNLSFGGGLGYRLGPVETGLSITGMNFDYGLPEMIDDLNESIEIRMNRLNIQSISTMDMDRFFEHAELRMHYSDYSHDEVEISRVPQGTVEEFVAITFAQQTLSSSLLLRHRKTGPFEGALGLSFNRSALQLGGGDALTPNAAGTFLAGFIYEEIGLTDALSMKTGLRMEWKDTRVKTNELFRDASIFEDRTDLIFSGAVGLNYSRSDRFTTGFQVARAYRTPTIEELYSFAPHAAAGSFDRGNPNLQNEISLGADAFADYSGERISWQISLFANRISNYVDFFPTGETHQPSGLPIFEYGSKDAILYGFEIMAGLRLSRTLSAEAGADYVRGYEYTGNRNDLTFIPPFRVYASLRAEQGKWHAGPRVRIVSRQDRVAPNERPTDGYVLIGADAGYRLGHGVTLSMRLDNLLNERYRDHLSRVENRNAPMPGRNVNVMLRWEF
- a CDS encoding choice-of-anchor B family protein, which translates into the protein MKSLSMFLFMFLTPMLTLSAQTMAGGQFSEMRGFAQAVAVSDGNIFIGEPQNVHRAGVVYVFGQAEGEWISQAELMASGGEIEDRFGTSLSVDANRIFIGAPGLSGSDGAAYLFENAEGSWSETARMALPYGANGSRFGESVLIHGDHAFVGAPGYNEELGAVFVYRLGDEGWSQTSIIASPDTSAESGFGSTLSFDGSNLAIAAPQQGGGAVYIYSEEGNTWNERTMLTNNQPDSRARFGSAMLMRDSHLFIGSPRENTASGAVYHYQKDEESGNWTQTGRLLAFDAQPRYQFGSSITWTNNGLWIGAPNADGGRGLVYQFSQNEEADGWSGVQVVTLPESSPGDDFAATLAADRSLAVAGLTGADYGAGSAAILQQSENGEWIAQNIVIGTSDAVLQRVTNGRVECQDGQATLFGCDNVDLISFLPVHEIGGNRGVRLNDMWGWTDPLTDREYAIVGRNEGTSFVDVTDPYNPVYIGNLQMPETAVQSVWRDMKVYKDHVFIVADNARDHGMQVLDLALLREFSGEPIEFEETAHYRNIRSAHNIVINEDTGYAYIVGSSGGGETCGGGLHMVNIQDPVNPTFEGCFADATTGRSGTGYSHDAQCVIYDGPDEEHKGKEICIGSNETAISVADVTDKDNPIPLSTASYPDYGYVHQGWLTEDHRYFFQNDELDELTGAVDRTRTLVWDLADLDDPQFVREFFIDTPSSDHNLYIKDNLMYQSNYVSGLQVVDVSDPANPKHVASFDTHPFTPDSPGFSGTWSNYPYFKSGIVVMTSGREGLFILDVQPQVNLP
- a CDS encoding PD40 domain-containing protein → MNSLLSYFNLNMGLLSGLLTSFSLIILPLQLNAEPANDNNQRIYATNQGSASVTVIDAVTLEVVETVDLREFGFSAMARPHHAIAEPDGSHWYVTLIGENRVLRFNRDNELMEQAEIEVPGLMAMAPESGKLFVGRSMSAVNPPQSFTEVNFYGMTDQEEVDLFFTRPHAIAVSPDEEWIYVSSLSSNQILARNIITGEADLISLEGDTHVFINFAISPDGNTMILTGQVSGYALIFDLSDPMAPLLTDTVDVNPMPWHPVFSPDGKFVYFANKGSNTVTVLNMENRTVDAVIEGNGLAQPHGAALSSDGKYLFVTSNNLNGSYRPEGASDDETDLPGTVTVIDTEKREIVKVIETGKNTTGIGTGNW
- a CDS encoding FG-GAP repeat domain-containing protein translates to MMAAFVLFTACRSAGPLQKGEPEDQFIRDVTAYPVFNSEGDRISFPFMGGFNAPRPQFTDIDGDGDTDLFVQENTDEVIFFEYAETEEGFPLVWRSDEFLDLSVGEWFRFVDLDQDGDPDLLAEQPYSYIRYYRNEGTAKNPVFVPARDSLRDVNGEPIFSDRQNIPNVTDIDCDGFLDLFIGRLDGTLTRYESIGLDDEGVPQFELVTDRFENIEIVQQFGTMHGANSMAFQDIDGDGDQDLFWGDFFEPSILLLENEGSCGDPRFQNEPRPFPIGNPASTSGYNAPTLTDWDNDGDTDLFLGVLGGAYNAIETTAENFLFFEQENGDFTLQSEQFLTMIDIGEESIPAAGDIDGDGDIDILLANKIDPSDRRSSYVYILENRGTAAAPEFHLAGTLNFPDAYHYAPALADMDGDGLDDLILGNWKGNIALYRNNGSGFDLAQETLAELPRGSNAVPVTADIDADGDLDLLVGESGGGLLFFRNTGTPENPGFVLEQDAFSNVEVTHRSAPSLYDIDADGDLDLFLGSKQEGVQFYRNTGNPQEAVFQKEPLPFHVVSTQFITPRFADLNGDGDMEQLLGGRSGGVYLYR